TCTTTATTTAACAAACTAATTAAGACTAAATTTAAACAAGGAATTTTTATGATTCCAAGAAATTTTATAGAAAAAGGTGTTCTAAATTATGTAATCAAAGATTTCTTTAATATAGAAATTCTAAAAGAAATTAACAAAGAGGACTTTTTACCCCTTCCAAAAACAGAAAGTGTTTTGATCAAAATAACTCCAAAAGAACCAACTGCATTTGGTTTAATATACCTACAAAATACTAAAAAGTTAAAAAATGCAATTGAATATGCACTAACTAAAAAAGGATATACTCAAAAACAAGCAAAAGAAAAAATGCCTAATTTAAAATTCTTAAATAAAAAGTGTTTTGAACTTAACTTTGAAGAATGGTTACAAGTAATCGGTTTTTCTAGAACAATTATCTTACAAAAATAAAAAATAAATCAAACCAAAAATACCCAATGAAATTAAATTTATATAAAATCCTTTTTTTAATTTAGATTTTTCTTCTCCACTAAAGAAAAACATAATCATTAAAATTGATAAATAACCAAAAGCATGTGCAAAACGTGCTACTCCATCTCCACTCGGATTTAATATTCCTGAAAAATCAGCATAAATAGACAGCCAGCCCACAACCATTATAGGTAAAGGTATCAACAACTGATAAGTAATATATAACGGTTCAAATAAAATTGCGGCAGCAACTAAACCCATTATTGCACCAGATGCACCCGAACTACCACCTGTAGAACTTAAAGACAATCCAATTAAAGAATCTCCAATACTACTAATCAACATTGCTCCCAAATAAATCCAAATTGTCTTTTTAGTCCCTATTCTTCTTTCTAAAACCTTACCAAAAATAAAAAGTGCAAGCATATTTCCAAACAAATGGATCAAATTTGCGTGAATAAAACCACTAGAAATCAAAGAAAACCATCTTGTATAATCTAACAAATCTTGAGGATAATTCAAAAGCAAACTAAATATTTCCTCAGGCAAAAACAACCAAGCAAATACACTTATTAAAATAGTTAAAATAACAATAAAACTTGTAAACTTAGCATCAAATAGAAACAGATATATATCATGAAAGGGTCTAAATAAATCTTTAAATTGTTTTTTACCAAAAATAATCTGAAAAAAAACTATAGGTGTTAATAAAATATGCAATACTAAATCTAATAATAATTTTGATTCTGATTTTATCTCAGGCATAATTCAATTAAAACAAACTTATTTAATAACTATGCGGTTTACGGGATTTGAACCCGTACAGCAGGCTTGGGAAGCCTGAATCATAACCATTAGACTAAAACCGCACAATATCTCTAAAAAAAGCTATATTTATTTAACTTTCCAACCAAAACTTTAAAAATCTGTCTTTATAAGTTATAATTATGACAAAAGAAAGAAGATTAATCACTGCAGCTCTGCCATATACAAACAATGTTCCACATATAGGAAATATAGTGGGCTCTCACTTACCAGCAGACATTTTTGCTAGATATTGCAGGCTTCAAGGTTATGAAACTTTGCTAATTGGTGGAACAGATGAACACGGAACTGCCTCAGAAATCGCAGCTCAACAATTAGGTGTATCTTGTCAAGAGCTATGTGATTTTTTCTATAAGATTCACAAAGAAATTTACGACTGGTTTAATATTTCTTATGATAATTTTTCAAGAACGAGTAAAAAAGTTCATCACAACACAGTTCAAGAATTTTTCAAAGAAATGTATAAAAATAAATATTTAATAGAAAAAACGATAAAAGTTCCTTTTTGTCAACATTGTTTAAGATCACTAGCAGATAGATATATTGTTGGAAAATGTCCTAATTGCGGATATGAATCAGCACGTGGAGATCAATGTGAAAAATGTAGTTCATTACTAGAACCAACTTCACTAATAAATCCAAAATGTGCAGTTTGTAATCAAAACACAATAATTTTCAAAGAAGTAAAACATCTTTTCCTAGACTTAGAAAAATTATCACCTAAATTAGAATCCTGGATTAAAAAACAAACACACTGGAGAAAACAAGTCTCAAGTATTGCCCTCTCTTGGATAAAAGAAGGATTAAAATCAAGAGATGTAACAAGAGAATTAAACTGGGGCATCTCGGTACCTATAAAAGGGTATGAAGCATTAAAAATCTACGTTTGGGCAGAAGCAGCAATAGGCTATATCAGCTCAACGAAAGAATGCACAAAAGATTGGGAATTATACTGGAAAAACAAGGATTCAAAAATCTACCATTTTATAGGAAAAGATAATATT
This genomic interval from Candidatus Woesearchaeota archaeon contains the following:
- a CDS encoding rhomboid family intramembrane serine protease: MPEIKSESKLLLDLVLHILLTPIVFFQIIFGKKQFKDLFRPFHDIYLFLFDAKFTSFIVILTILISVFAWLFLPEEIFSLLLNYPQDLLDYTRWFSLISSGFIHANLIHLFGNMLALFIFGKVLERRIGTKKTIWIYLGAMLISSIGDSLIGLSLSSTGGSSGASGAIMGLVAAAILFEPLYITYQLLIPLPIMVVGWLSIYADFSGILNPSGDGVARFAHAFGYLSILMIMFFFSGEEKSKLKKGFYINLISLGIFGLIYFLFL